Genomic segment of Streptomyces sp. NBC_00654:
ATTGGATCCGCCGCCGATGACCAGGAGCGGGGTGCCGCTCCCGTCGGCCTCGCGCACGGCGGCGATCACCTCGGCGTCGGTGGTGGCCGTGAGAAGGCGGGCCGCGGGGCCGCCGAGCCGGAAGGTGGTCAGGGGGGCGAGGGGGGCGTCGTGGAGTTCCTGCACGGGGACAAGCGTACGGTCCGCGCCCCCGCCTCCTCGGCCGGGCCACGGACCGTACGTACGCGACGGGCTCTCAGGCGAGCCGGACGACCGCCCGGGACATGCCGAGCACCTTCTTGCCGTCGCACACGGCGACCAGATCGACCCGCACCTGACGGTCGTCCAGCTTCGCGGCGACCTTGCCGCTGACCTCGATCAGCGCACCCTTGTCATCGTTCGGCACGACGACCGGCTTGGTGAACCGCACCCCGTAGTCGATGACCGCACCCGGATCCCCGGCCCAGTCCGTGACCACGCGGATCGCCTCGGCCATCGTGAACATGCCGTGCGCAATCACATCCGGCAGCCCGACCTCGCGTGCGAACTTCTCGTTCCAGTGGATCGGGTTGAAGTCGCCCGAGGCACCCGCGTACTGCACCAGCGTCGCCCGCGTCACCGGGAACGACCGCGCCGGCAGCTCCGTGCCCACCTCGACCGACTCGTAACTGATCTTCGCCGTCATCACGCCTCCTCGGCGGCGCGCGCCACCAGCTTCGTCAGCGCCGTCACCACGAGCGCACCGGACTCGTCGTGCACATCGCCCCGGATGTCCAGGATGTCGTTGCCCGCCAGGGACTTGATGCCCTCGATCGTCGAGGTGACCGTGAGCCGGTCCCCCGCCCGCACCGGGCGCACGTACGTGAACTTCTGATCGCCGTGCACCACGCGGCTGTAGTCCAGCCCCAGCTGCGGGTCCTGCACGACCACTCCGGCGGCCTTGAACGTGATCGAGAAGACAAAGGTGGGCGGCGCGATCACATCGGAATGCCCGAGCGCCCGTGCGGCCTCCGGATCGACGTACGCCGCATTGATGTCGCCCACCGCCTCGGCGAACTCGCGGATCTTCTCCCGGCCGACCTCGTACGCCGGAGTGGGCGGATAGGTCCGCCCCACGAAGGACTGGTCGAGCGCCATGAGCTCGCTACCTCCTGATGAAAGACGAATAACAGCGGGGAACGGCCCCAGACAACGACACGAGGCCGCCCCCAGAGGGGACGGCCTCGTGTACGAGCCTGATTCAGCGCGTTTCGCGGTGCGCGGTGTGCGAGTTGCAGCGCGGGCAGTGCTTCTTCATCTCAAGACGGTCCGGGTTGTTACGCCGGTTCTTCTTGGTGATGTAGTTCCGCTCCTTGCACTCCACGCAGGCCAGCGTGATCTTCGGGCGGACGTCGGTGGCAGCCACGTGAGTGCTCCTTGGACGGACGGATGGACGGATGAACGCATAAAAGAGTAGCCGATCGAAGGACCGACCCCACAATCGGCTACCGTTAGTAGCGGTGACCGGACTTGAACCGGTGACACAGCGATTATGAGCCGCTTGCTCTACCGACTGAGCTACACCGCTTTGATGACGAGTCCCCCCGCCGAAGCGGGGTTTCCCGATCACCAGAGCCCCAATGCGGAATCGAACCGCAGACCTTCTCCTTACCATGGAGACGCTCTACCGACTGAGCTATTGGGGCGAGCGATGAAGACATTACACGGTCCTCCGCCGATCGCCCAAATCCGTTTCCGCGACCCGTGCCGGGCACCGGAACCGCGCCCCGCCGAGCCCCCCGGGCGGGCCGTGAACAGCGCCGTGATCAGGGCCTTGATCGAGTTCCCGGCACAGCCCCGCCGCAGCCGTGAAGCGGGACTCGGCACGCCCCACGAGCCACACCGGTACGACTATTCCGCTCCTCCTCGAAGCGGGCCCGGAGCCCCCCTAGGCTCGACCCACTCCAAGTGATCTTGCACCCCTCCCAGGAGCGCGATGCCCGACAGCCAGCCGCGGCGGCCCGACGACAGCGTGCCCGGCGGCGCCGACGCGGCCGCCCACGACGCCACCGCCGGCGACACCCCCGCGCTCGTCCTCTCCGGCGCCCGGCTCACCGACGGCCGCACCGTGGACGTACGGCTCGGTGGCAGCCGTATCGAAGCCGTCGGCACCACGGGCAGCCTCGGCGCCCGGGGGCCCCGTGTCGACCTGCGCGGGTACCTCCTGCTCCCGGCCCCCGCCGAGCCCCACGCCCACAGCGACACCGCGCTCACGGCCGACAGCGCGGGCCCCGGCAGCCCCGGCCCGGCCTCCCACCGCGCCGAGGACATC
This window contains:
- a CDS encoding MaoC family dehydratase N-terminal domain-containing protein, coding for MALDQSFVGRTYPPTPAYEVGREKIREFAEAVGDINAAYVDPEAARALGHSDVIAPPTFVFSITFKAAGVVVQDPQLGLDYSRVVHGDQKFTYVRPVRAGDRLTVTSTIEGIKSLAGNDILDIRGDVHDESGALVVTALTKLVARAAEEA
- the rpmG gene encoding 50S ribosomal protein L33, with the protein product MAATDVRPKITLACVECKERNYITKKNRRNNPDRLEMKKHCPRCNSHTAHRETR
- a CDS encoding MaoC family dehydratase, with product MTAKISYESVEVGTELPARSFPVTRATLVQYAGASGDFNPIHWNEKFAREVGLPDVIAHGMFTMAEAIRVVTDWAGDPGAVIDYGVRFTKPVVVPNDDKGALIEVSGKVAAKLDDRQVRVDLVAVCDGKKVLGMSRAVVRLA